One window of the Podospora pseudocomata strain CBS 415.72m chromosome 7, whole genome shotgun sequence genome contains the following:
- a CDS encoding hypothetical protein (EggNog:ENOG503P7D9): MRSRVTLVHCFGVCQANSETSHDFSRSPPSSSTLSSQYSISFYTDLLNNNHVQMPLQQNTFVVVPNPVTFQQTLAMDGPESKPPMTTKQAQKAYREANRLPKMTKAERLRREQAERERERKEEEKLKASKRAKVLRDRKKERELELVEERKRQGLPLVRVRPSQATLSTFFKGNGVSRKRDSDAYQADRPAMMEVENKENLTPVGSPSESASIKRQRLGKTQSQQDFLQRDEPAAAFLHPSNSPEELLEALIDDFPTASQAARELEEPRVETTEPSPVRRGPPAFMKSSPLHRSVLKQALASSQKNLAPPLDALPDPAVDDDAGYVRPITSQDLVFSSQEVWDPEFEDDEPILVQDGQKQPDVVSDPINDNSQRVPTGRVSLPNRAMADQISSEPVGEPSARVERQTEDTLDGFTYSQFFTSSFNSADEEVGQPQPLNPPPCEPESPKRSRSPQRLFGSSGNGIAILTARAAELQAEKEAEEERRKQAALERERQRHLQNFMERSREEERLFAQQAAATTELFTSQHGGTRNGDSMAPLSQESDYGPDWTLDNIELMDSLVVPVEDGSQDSDEYGPAWTLDNVELLEAQVRGNA, encoded by the coding sequence ATGCGAAGTCGCGTCACCCTGGTTcattgttttggtgtttgtcAAGCCAACTCTGAAACTTCTCACGATTTCTCGcgatccccaccatcatcatcaacactaTCATCACAATATTCGATATCTTTCTACACAGATCTACTGAACAACAATCATGTACAGATGCCGCTACAACAAAACACGTTTGTTGTGGTGCCCAATCCTGTCACTTTCCAGCAAACGCTCGCTATGGACGGTCCGGAGTCCAAACCTCCAATGACCACCAAGCAAGCTCAGAAGGCCTATCGGGAAGCCAATAGGCTGCCCAAAATGACGAAAGCCGAAAGGCTACGTCGGGAACAGGCCGAGCGAGAGCGCGAgcggaaggaggaggagaaactGAAGGCCTCGAAGAGAGCCAAAGTTCTCCGtgacaggaagaaggagagggagttggagctggtggaagagaggaagCGGCAGGGTTTACCTCTCGTTCGCGTGAGGCCGAGCCAGGCCACCCTCTCGACCTTTTTCAAGGGCAACGGGGTTTCGCGAAAGCGAGACTCTGACGCCTACCAAGCTGATCGGCcggcgatgatggaggtagaaaacaaggaaaatCTGACTCCTGTTGGAAGCCCTTCCGAGTCGGCCTCGATCAAGAGACAGCGTTTGGGGAAGACTCAAAGCCAGCAAGATTTCTTGCAGCGCGACGAGCCTGCAGCAGCTTTCCTGCACCCATCCAACTCTCCggaggagcttcttgaggcTCTTATCGATGACTTTCCGACTGCCTCCCAGGCGGCTCGGGAGTTGGAAGAGCCGCGGGTGGAGACCACGGAGCCGTCACCGGTTCGCAGAGGTCCACCAGCATTCATGAAGTCCTCTCCTTTGCACCGATCGGTGTTGAAGCAGGCCCTTGCGAGCAGCCAGAAAAATCTGGCACCGCCGCTAGACGCCCTGCCAGACCCGGCCGTCGATGACGACGCCGGGTATGTTCGTCCTATCACTTCCCAAGATTTGGTGTTCTCGAGTCAGGAGGTTTGGGATCCTGAAttcgaggacgatgagccGATCTTGGTGCAAGATGGACAGAAACAACCAGACGTCGTCAGCGACCCTATCAATGACAATTCCCAGCGTGTGCCCACGGGGAGGGTTTCATTGCCCAACCGGGCGATGGCTGATCAGATCAGTTCGGAACCGGTTGGGGAACCGTCCGCGCGAGTTGAAAGACAGACAGAAGATACGCTGGACGGTTTTACGTACAGTCAGTTCTTCACGTCGTCCTTCAACTCtgcggacgaggaggttgggcaACCCCAGCCTCTCAACCCGCCACCTTGCGAGCCAGAATCTCCCAAGCGGTCTCGGTCACCCCAACGGCTCTTTGGATCCAGCGGGAACGGGATCGCTATCCTTACGGCTAGGGCTGCAGAGCTCCAAGCCGAGAaggaagcggaggaagaaCGGCGAAAGCAGGCGGCGCTGGAGCGCGAGCGGCAGCGGCATCTTCAGAACTTCATGGAGCgttcgagggaggaggagcggctGTTTGCTCAGCAGGCGGCTGCTACCACCGAACTCTTCACGTCACAGCACGGCGGGACGCGAAATGGGGATAGCATGGCACCGCTGAGCCAAGAGTCGGACTACGGGCCTGACTGGACGCTCGATAACATCGAGCTGATGGACAGCTTGGTGGTTCcggtggaggatgggtcGCAAGACTCCGATGAATATGGACCGGCTTGGACGCTCGATAACGTCGAGTTGTTGGAGGCCCAGGTCCGCGGTAACGCTTAG
- the BNA5_1 gene encoding Kynureninase (L-kynurenine hydrolase) (COG:E; EggNog:ENOG503NUB7), which produces MDSLTAAFRSGQKPSFPAEAGTLEYAQSLDQQDKLGHLREEFNIPTRTSLKKKALNGVSPGENDSEDEKSIYFVGNSLGAQPKAVRRALESQLETWASIGVNGHFSTLENSPLSSWQDLAESCARKSVDLVGAAVPEEIIYMNTLTANLHLMMASFYKPTAERHKVIIEWKPFPSDWYAIQSQIRHHNLSPSTSLIEIQPTPDLYLTTESILATITEHAPSTALVLLPGIQYYTGQLLDIKTITAHAHSLGIPCVGWDLAHAAGNVPLCLHDWNVDFAVWCTYKYINAGPGSTAGLFLHQKHHSRNLDRLEGWYGADKSVRFLMEKEFKPSKGASGWQLSNPSAIDLASVSAALGVFESVGERYMERLRGKAVVLTGYLEYLLEGLIREGVGRKGEEQAFRIITPGDPLERGTQLSLMLREGILEGVSKVLAEEGVVCDARKPDVIRVAPVPMYCRFEDVWRFVEIFKGALARV; this is translated from the exons ATGGATTCTCTCACAGCAGCCTTCCGGAGCGGCCAGAAGCCCTCATTTCCAGCTGAAGCGGGAACTCTTGAATACGCTCAAAGTCTTGATCAGCAAGACAAGCTTGGCCATCTCAGAGAAGAATTCAATATTCCCACGAGGACttcgttgaagaagaaggctctGAATGGGGTCAGTCCCG GGGAAAACGACAGTGAAGATGAAAAGAGCATCTACTTTGTTGGGAACTCCCTCGGCGCTCAGCCAAAAGCTGTGAGAAGAGCCCTTGAGTCACAGTTAGAAACATGGGCCAGCATCGGTGTCAACGGTCACTTTTCAACCCTCGAAAACTCGCCTCTGTCCAGCTGGCAAGACCTGGCCGAGTCTTGTGCCAGGAAATCGGTCGACCTcgttggtgctgctgtgccAGAAGAGATCATCTACATGAACACcctcaccgccaacctccacctcatgATGGCCTCCTTCTACAAGCCAACAGCAGAAAGACACAAAGTCATCATCGAGTGGAAACCCTTCCCTTCAGACTGG TACGCCATCCAATCCCAAATCCGccaccacaacctctccccctccacctccctcatcgaaatccaacccacccccgacctctacctcaccaccgaatccatcctcgccaccatAACCGAGcacgccccctccaccgctcttgtcctcctccctgGAATCCAGTACTACAccggccagctcctcgacatcaaaaccatcaccgcccacgCCCACTCCCTCGGCATCCCCTGCGTAGGCTGGGACCTCGCCCACGCGGCCGGCAACGTCCCACTCTGCCTCCACGACTGGAACGTCGATTTCGCGGTGTGGTGCACCTACAAGTACATCAACGCCGGACCGGGATCGACAGCCGGCTTGTTCCTtcaccaaaaacaccatTCCAGAAACCTGGACAGGTTGGAGGGTTGGTATGGAGCGGACAAGTCGGTTAGGTTtctgatggagaaggagttcAAGCCTAGCAAAGGGGCGAGCGGCTGGCAGTTGAGCAACCCGAGTGCGATTGACCTGGCGAGTGTGAGTGCTGCGTTGGGGGTGTTTGAGtcggtgggggagaggtatatggagaggttgaggggtaaggcggtggtgttgacgggGTATCTGGAATACTTGCTGGAGGGGCTGATcagagagggggttgggaggaagggggaggagcaggcttTTAGGATCATCACGCCGGGGGACCCGCTCGAGAGGGGGACTCAGTTGAGTTTGAtgctgagggaggggatATTGGAGGGTGTGAGTAAAgtgttggcggaggagggggttgtctGCGATGCGAGGAAGCCGGATGTGATTAGAGTGGCTCCGGTGCCGATGTATTGCCGGTTTGAGGATGTGTGGAGGTTTGTGGAGATATTCAAGGGAGCGTTGGCGAGGGTGTAG
- a CDS encoding hypothetical protein (EggNog:ENOG503P9NV) — MTRHHRHYREGGRDQEPYEYGWDPISIPGAALPPVPVDIPIPAPAPSPPGSLVSFTPPHRDHADHSDSRSRSRSRSKSKSSRRRGFSPTPSTTPPNPRPVSRRSVTGRSMIGMPTAATVIGSGYREKGWDYDEVDTPRTPRQRHRDFEKGGYFEDRGTANLKSRWDRTSQLHSAVLIPPPSSGYRHARSRSLSISRTSPSSSVSSSPEFFGIGGFPPIRTSEHRHRKDNKHHNHHAPSKKHHPRSSQPQPWYQHDVASHSSPRVALAEAGWPLTTSRPVSRSPPTHEPYVQEYSRYGHHGSAGQNGSREYRPQHFGGYVAVDNLHHFPEKNDLRMGLQRMGLASTSALTEPNTNRTRRKVTGTARKRSESSSRVAETDDGVRERLPPTGQQYKEVHCLILTWSFHDLRAEDYMAPPAADYISLEDESERLIKTLKNYGWQVSEHHIDMNRPVESTTARLNKFCQLASDDVLLVVYYHGHGSLDEDNELVFSSHDHPENSEWAKKAAADLYSELLSRQNGGHGQNKAAFEALMKKYERYRPISHLPWSTLRQPLLTCPSDVLFILDCCAAGGANLPSSSIPQSNTYTKHLFAACGFESSTSDDMTATLCNILDDNAAQGANKTVLTTKRLHQLIEESLQKKNNGVGTSQPIFKQLLPLDPERKIHLPNLGNHPKGRGRRSRRGSQSHANMKMVAVNRRGSEESMNGMMVHGVHHGMGMVRREGSVRGYVLA; from the exons ATGACGAGGCACCACCGTCACTACCGTGAAGGCGGCCGAGATCAAGAGCCCTACGAATACGGCTGGGATCCCATCTCTATCCCTGGCGCCGCTCTCCCCCCAGTCCCAGTggacatccccatccccgcccccgccccctcaccaccaggtTCCCTCGTCTCATTCACCCCACCTCATCGTGACCACGCCGATCACTCCgacagcaggagcaggagcaggagcaggagcaagagcaagagcagcaggaggagaggattcTCGCCAacaccttccaccacccctcccaatccGCGCCCAGTATCGCGCCGATCCGTGACTGGCAGGTCCATGATTGGAATGCCGACTGCAGCTACCGTCATCGGCTCTGGATACCGGGAAAAGGGCTGGGATTATGATGAAGTAGACACCCCAAGGACACCCCGTCAGCGACACAGGGATTTTGAAAAAGGTGGTTATTTTGAAGACAGGGGCACGGCAAATCTGAAGTCGAGGTGGGACAGGACATCACAACTGCACTCTGCTGTCTTGATACCACCGCCGTCGTCGGGATATCGCCATGCCAGGTCCAGATCTCTTTCCATATCACgaacctcaccatcaagcaGCGTCAGTTCCTCCCCTGAGTTCTTTGGGATAGGGGGTTTTCCTCCCATCAGGACAAGTGAGCATCGCCATCGCAAGgacaacaaacaccacaaccaccatgCCCCGTCAAAAAAGCACCACCCTCGCTCgtcacaaccacaaccttGGTATCAGCATGATGTCGCCAGTCATTCCTCTCCCCGCGTTGCCCTTGCAGAAGCAGGTTGGCCTCTGACAACTTCGCGGCCTGTGTCACGGTCACCGCCGACTCACGAGCCGTACGTGCAAGAGTATTCTCGGTATGGACATCATGGCAGCGCTGGGCAGAACGGGAGTCGAGAGTATCGCCCCCAACATTTCGGCGGATACGTTGCCGTTGATAATCTCCATCATTTCCCTGAAAAAAACGACCTCCGGATGGGCCTTCAACGGATGGGTCTCGCGAGCACATCCGCCTTGACCGAACCCAACACAAACCGCACCAGACGTAAAGTGACGGGGACtgcaaggaaaagaagcgaATCTTCCAGTCGCGTGGCGGAGACTGATGACGGTGTCCGTGAACGACTCCCACCAACCGG ACAACAATACAAAGAGGTCCACTGCCTTATTCTCACCTGGTCCTTTCATGACCTCCGAGCAGAGGATTACATGGCCCCGCCAGCAGCTGATTACATCTCCCTCGAAGACGAGAGCGAGCGCTTGATCAAAACCCTCAAGAACTACGGCTGGCAAGTCTCTGAGCACCATATCGACATGAACCGGCCCGTCGaaagcaccaccgccagacTCAACAAGTTCTGTCAGCTGGCCTCAGACGatgtcttgttggtggtgtacTACCACGGCCATGGTTCCCTTGACGAGGACAATGAACTTGTCTTTAGCAGCCACGACCACCCGGAAAACTCCGAGTGGGCCAAGAAAGCAGCTGCTGACTTGTACTCTGAGCTGCTATCTCGCCAGAACGGAGGACACGGGCAGAACAAGGCGGCATTTGAAGCCTTGATGAAGAAGTA CGAGCGCTACCGCCCTATATCGCACCTCCCCTGGTCCAccctccgccaacccctcctcacctgccCCTCGGacgtcctcttcatcctaGACTGCTGCGCCGCCGGCGGAGCCAAcctcccttcctcttccatcccCCAGTCCAACACCTACACCAAACACCTCTTTGCCGCCTGCGGCTTCGAGTCCTCGACGTCCGACGACATGACCGCAACCTTGTGCAACATCCTAGATGACAACGCTGCGCAGGGCGCCAACAAGACTGTTCTGACGACAAAGAGACTGCATCAATTGATAGAGGAAAGCCTccaaaagaagaacaacGGGGTGGGGACCAGCCAGCCGATTTTCAAACAGCTGCTGCCGTTGGATCCGGAAAGGAAGATACACTTGCCTAATCTGGGGAACCACCcgaaggggagagggagacggagcaggagggggagtcAGAGCCATGCGAATAtgaagatggtggcggtgaatAGGAGGGGGAGCGAGGAGAGTATGAATGGGATGATGGTTCATGGGGTTCAtcatgggatggggatggtgaggagggaggggagcgtGAGGGGTTATGTTCTTGCTTGA
- a CDS encoding hypothetical protein (COG:O; EggNog:ENOG503P5AX) gives MDRSSPDLGFYSSDNHHDNNHESDSDSDLDADLDFYDNDDHHDHHHDHHNHHHHHHDHAEQEEAEFQHQLHHHLHHHLHHLHQLRHVLGINLAAEPNLNHEDDYMNHIFGDSDSDGLDGFDDDSYLDNEDLDVGALLHVGDSDDDDDDEDESHSDHSDDSTANRESSEDSLFVDQRPSPSPSPNRLPPIAQLVPEVRRAGQLQGNRETSFGFGSLNSDEVAFLDQLVEMEVARPVRRPRTMAAARSMTPAANAEVIDLTQDDDDVRQPRPNHNPNPRRQTLNHRTPSLNRSDGSLLGNAGAADIIDLTMDDPTPPPRRQHAARAQARPNLPRPPPPLVDLVNDDEDDNLGGGGSFRAPGAFSHFVHQLQHRLQPAAMFGIHGILGLRDVTALGRSPANNPLGAHGPDLNYGLHRAGQEHAAPKPAHVPPKPAREGFTRATGEASEDVAVCAGCEEELKYDPDESRADMPPQKRARNKKDNEEHHFWAVKECGHVYCKSCYEGRGRAKGKTAHFRAGPGKNKALCNVPDCESEVSSKMAWVGLFL, from the exons ATGGACAGAAGCTCTCCCGACCTGGGGTTCTACTCTTctgacaaccaccacgacaacaaccacgaaTCCGACTCTGACTCTGATTTGGACGCGGACCTCGACTTCtacgacaacgacgaccaccacgaccaccaccacgaccaccacaaccaccaccatcaccaccacgaccacgccgaacaagaggaagcagagTTCCAGCATCAGCTACACCACCACTTGCATCACCATCTGCACCACCTTCACCAGTTGCGTCACGTTCTTGGCAtcaacctcgccgccgagCCAAACCTGAACCACGAGGACGATTATATGAACCACATTTTTGgtgacagcgacagcgacggTCTTGACGGATTCGACGACGATAGCTATCTCGACAACGAAGATTTGGACGTGGGGGCCTTGCTGCATGTTGGGGatagcgacgacgacgacgacgacgaggacgaaaGCCATAGCGACCACAGTGACGACAGCACTGCAAATCGAGAGTCGAGTGAGGATTCTCTCTTTGTTGATCAGCGGCCttcgccctcaccctcgcctaATCGATTGCCGCCCATCGCCCAGTTAGTTCCCGAAGTCCGACGCGCAGGACAACTGCAGGGGAATAGGGAGACCAGCTTTGGTTTTGGTTCTCTGAACTCGGACGAAGTGGCCTTTCTGGACCAGCTTGTTGAGATGGAAGTCGCAAGACCTGTGCGCCGGCCTCGCACAATGGCGGCGGCCCGCTCCATGACGCCAGCTGCCAACGCTGAGGTTATCGATTTGACacaagatgacgacgacgttCGGCAGCCGCGTCCAAACCATAACCCCAATCCTCGCCGACAAACTCTGAACCACCGCACGCCTTCCCTCAACCGCAGCGACGGTAGCCTTCTCGGAaacgccggcgccgccgacATCATCGACCTCACTATGGACGacccgacccctcccccgcgccGACAGCATGCCGCCCGCGCCCAAGCCCGGCCCAACCTTccacgcccccctcctcctctcgtTGACCTGGTgaacgacgatgaggacgacaatctcggtggtggtggctccTTCCGAGCCCCTGGCGCTTTCAGCCACTTTGTgcaccaactccaacacaGACTGCAGCCGGCTGCCATGTTTGGCATTCACGGCATTCTCGGACTACGCGACGTGACAGCGCTAGGCCGGAGTcctgccaacaaccccctcggGGCGCATGGCCCCGATTTGAACTACGGACTCCATCGTGCCGGTCAAGAGCATGCCGCTCCCAAACCCGCCCATGTTCCGCCCAAGCCTGCCCGGGAAGGCTTCACCCGTGCCACCGGAGAGGCTAGCGAGGATGTGGCTGTCTGTGCCGGctgtgaggaggagctcaagtACGACCCAGACGAGTCCAGGGCCGACATGCCGCCCCAGAAAAGAGCGAGGAACAAGAAGGACAATGAAGAGCACCACTTCTGGGCTGTCAAGGAGTGTGGACAC GTGTACTGCAAGAGTTGCTACGAAGGACGTGGCAGAGCCAAGGGCAAGACTGCCCACTTCCGCGCCGGGCCGGGCAAGAACAAGGCTCTATGCAACGTCCCAGATTGCGAGTCGGAGGTATCCAGCAAGATGGCCTGGGTCGGTCTCTTTCTCTGA
- a CDS encoding hypothetical protein (EggNog:ENOG503P9QF; COG:S) produces MSRPNDLFREERGHTDRIPESRWEEFKDQIVAKYRTSTIDATKKYMEREFNFKASRRQYVHRLGRAKWNISKYKGGQLSAAPYEKPQHAPCTLLDD; encoded by the exons ATGTCTCGACCCAATGATCTTTTTAGGGAAGAACGGGGTCATACAGATAGAATCCCCGAGTCTCGGTGGGAGGAATTCAAAGACCAGATAGTCGCCAAGTACCGAACATCGACGATTGATGCCACAAAGAAATACATGGAAAGAGAGTTCAACTTCAAGGCTAG TCGTCGACAATATGTTCATCGTCTCGGGAGGGCCAAATGGAATATCAGCAAGTACAAAGGGGGACAACTTTCTGCTGCTCCGTATGAAAAACCTCAACATGCCCCCTGTACACTCTTGGAC
- a CDS encoding hypothetical protein (EggNog:ENOG503P221; COG:G; COG:M) — translation MSSTTTTPETKTVLVIGATGKQGRAFIRSLLFPSAASTPSSPTTTTFPRSQAENWRILALTRDASAPPAQALLEEAKQHNATSKITLVEACLNTPSTLRTVFESHPNIYSVFVVLAYPGLGTPSTAQKEKAQGTLIADLAVEFGVNILVYSSAIPIGPDPSHGIDESRKQKREVEYYIEDLGKKNPGLKWIVIRPGFFYENLEGMFGAIGATMYRDGLKKETTLPMVASGDLGRVVAGLLQNPEPYFNQFLCVTSGPMTMREVLEAHKRATGKPMPAAPGFVGWILLKINKGAQDLVKEAEINHANRMSGKLPTFEEEVERAKSVCELQTYEQWKRALASGESGGDEMSRRVSMSSWNNLSLMKLLTGRS, via the exons atgtcatcaacaacaacaacaccagaaaCCAAGACCGTCCTGGTGATAGGCGCAACAGGCAAGCAAGGTCGGGCTTTCATCCGCTCCTTGCTCTTCCCTTCGGCAgcgtcaacaccatcatcacccacaaCGACAACCTTCCCTAGATCCCAAGCTGAAAACTGGcgcatcctcgccctcactCGAGACGCCTCTGCCCCACCAGCCCAGGCGCTCCTCGAAGAAGCCAAACAACACAATGCCACGTCCAAGATCACGCTTGTAGAAGCCTGCCTCAACACACCTTCCACCCTCCGGACAGTGTTTGAATCCCACCCCAACATCTACTCCGTCTTCGTCGTGCTCGCCTACCCTGGACTTGGCACACCATCAACGGCCCAAAAGGAGAAAGCCCAGGGGACCCTGATTGCAGATCTAGCAGTGGAGTTTGGGGTCAACATTTTGGTGTACAGCAGCGCGATCCCCATCGGTCCAGATCCCAGCCATGGGATCGACGAGTCGAGGAAGCAGAAGAGAGAGGTGGAGTACTACATTGAGGacttggggaagaagaaccCCGGGCTGAAATGGATCGTGATACGGCCGGGGTTCTTTTACGAGAACCTGGAGGGCATGTTTGGGGCGATTGGGGCGACGATGTATAGGgatgggttgaagaaggagacgaCGCTTCCGATGGTTGCGTCgggggatttggggagggtggttgctGGGTTACTACAG AACCCAGAGCCATACTTCAACCAGTTTCTCTGCGTGACGTCTGGCCCGATGACGATGAGAGAGGTGCTTGAGGCTCATAAACGGGCGACGGGGAAGCCGATGCCTGCTGCCCCGGGATTTGTGGGTTGGATCCtgctcaagatcaacaagggAGCGCAGGATctggtcaaggaggctgAAATCAACCATGCCAACAGGATGAGCGGGAAGTTGCCGACttttgaagaggaggttgagcgGGCCAAGAGTGTTTGTGAGCTGCAGACATATGAGCagtggaagagggctctgGCGAGCGGTGAGAGTGGGGGAGACgagatgtcgaggagggtaAGCATGAGCAGCTGGAACAACTTGTCGTTGATGAAGCTGTTGACAGGGCGGTCGTAG
- a CDS encoding hypothetical protein (EggNog:ENOG503PCDI; COG:E), translated as MSPCEPVPATKASHSDVSRVLSDDFGVTSNAFLPEQQPLSRLPDQYYAPWETIVSSLSSHIQQQTLRQEVDRLPILSTDRLASEAEWRRAYVVLGFLTHAYVWGGDVASEILPPPITVPLLSVSRHLSLPPVATYAAVNLWNFSSVSPTSDLADLDSLTALHTFTGTQDESWFYMVSVAMEARGGPIIPVMLSALSALQHHDLPAATEAINEITSCIHKLGILLDRMDERCDPEVFYHQIRPFLAGSKNMAGAGLPNGVFYDEGQDGKGEWRQYRGGSNGQSSLIQLFDLVLGVEHVAQGNASPDSYSREKKMESFHREVRGYMPEPHRRLLEFVEGRYPGGLRKGVEDLLVTPSTEGNDGERRELREAFTTATKALAEFRNKHLQIVTRYIVIPSRKENKAKGSNLATASSRLAGDDDKKLTGTGGTALLPFLKQSRDETFRAGDFSR; from the exons ATGTCACCCTGCGAGCCAGTGCCTGCCACCAAGGCTAGTCACAGTGATGTTTCTCGCGTCCTATCAGACGACTTTGGTGTCACATCCAATGCTTTCCTTccagaacaacaacctcTCTCGAGGCTTCCAGATCAATACTATGCCCCCTGGGAAACCATTgtctcttctctttcctcCCATATTCAACAACAGACTCTCCGCCAGGAGGTAGACAGATTGCCAATCCTATCAACAGACCGCCTGGCCTCAGAAGCCGAATGGAGACGAGCCTATGTTGTCTTGGGCTTCCTCACACATGCCTACGTCTGGGGAGGTGACGTTGCTTCCGAG atcctccccccacccataACtgtccctctcctctccgtTTCCAGACACCTCTCTCTTCCCCCAGTAGCCACCTATGCCGCGGTCAACCTCTGGAACTTTTCTTCGGTATCTCCAACATCCGACCTCGCTGACCTCGACTCCCTCACCGCACTCCACACCTTCACCGGCACTCAAGATGAGTCCTGGTTCTACATGGTCAGCGTCGCCATGGAGGCCCGAGGCGGTCCCATCATCCCCGTCATGCTCTCCGCCCTATCtgccctccaacaccacgaccttcccgccgccaccgaggCCATCAACGAAATCACCTCCTGCATCCACAAACTGGGGATATTGCTCGACAGGATGGACGAAAGGTGCGACCCAGAAGTGTTTTACCATCAGATCCGTCCTTTCCTAGCAGGCAGCAAGAACATGGCCGGGGCCGGGCTGCCAAACGGCGTGTTCTATGACGAGGGACAAGACGGCAAGGGAGAATGGAGACAGtaccgaggaggaagcaaCGGCCAAAGCTCGCTCATCCAGCTATTTGACCTCGTGCTGGGAGTTGAGCACGTCGCACAGGGTAATGCGAGCCCGGACTCGTACTcgcgggagaagaagatggagagttTCCACAGGGAGGTCAGAGGGTACATGCCGGAGCCGCACAGGAGGCTTCTTGAGTTTGTGGAGGGGCGGTACCCAGGAGGATTGAGGAAAGGTGTGGAGGATTTGTTGGTGACACCGAGCACAGAGGGAAACGACGGTGAGAGaagggagttgagggaggcgTTCACGACGGCGACCAAGGCGCTGGCTGAGTTTAGGAATAAGCACTTGCAGATTGTGACGCGATATATCGTAATCCCGTCGAGGAAGGAGAACAAGGCCAAGGGAAGTAACTTGGCGACGGCGTCATCGAGGCTggcgggggatgatgataaGAAGCTGACGGGGACAGGGGGGACTGCACTATTGCCGTTCCTGAAGCAATCACGGGATGAAACGTTTCGCGCGGGGGATTTTTCGCGATGA